The segment CCAGCGACGAGATCCCGCACGACGTCTTGTACTGCGGCCGGCTGATGCAGTACCTGGCGACAAACCGCAATAATCGCTTCTGTTGAAAATGCGGAATTTGACTTGAGATTTtgcaatgggattcaaattaaactataaGGCATTTGAGAATGGCAACAAAGAAAATATTGTGTCGTGGGAACGTGTACGTGTATCTTTggcactgcctaagtacagctCAATTGTACTTAACTTTTACGTTTAATATACTTATTTGAATCAGTTCCAGCCTAAGAAAAACAGCcatctataatattgtactttataaaaacttgCACAATGTAATGACAATTAACTAGAATGTAAAAGAAcagtttttgtcatatttattgcttcaattcaacggacattgtgctgctccttcttgtgTGCTCACATTCACCACCCGGGGGCAGTGTAGTACATACGAATTTACATGGCGCCAGCCATAACCTCTCAGTAAGAAGTCGTAATGTTACcttcgtttgtgttcaaatagccattgcttaaagggttataacacggCAACGTTGATGCTAGctccgttagcccatctatggcgtacTGCATTGTTAGTTACCATTAAGTTAGCAGACTTTCATCAGTAAAAGTCATGTGGTGTTTGGTTGTATATGTGTGCAACTCTCTTTGATTTACGTTTAGTTTCCTGGAAATGGTCAACTGGGAGTGTGCAATACAAAACAGCTGGCAGCGTCTTTTGGGAAAAATTGTTCGCTGTCTGCCAAACCACTGCTCGCTATGAAATGAGGTGAGTTGGGTTactcgcaagtcaaggtaccgctgcaTGTGCTGTACAATAAGTACATTCAAATGCATGTACAAGAAATACTTCATATCACCGTATATCCATGAAGAAGAAGAGTTACCATCGCCGGAGGTCGAGAACTTTCCTCTGTTGGATGTCCTCCAGCGAAGGGCGAGGCGGGACGTCCTGGAGGTTCCTGCTGGCTCGGTCCGGCTTCATTTTCTTGCTGCCGCACTTCTTCACGCTGCCTTAAGGGGGAACAAAAAATGATTCGCCCGTTAGCTCAGATTCTTCATAAAAATGTCCATAGGCAACAATGGAAAGAGCAATTTTCTGGTCCAAACTGTCAGCAttgtaaaacctttattaagtgTCGACTGCCACCAAACAAATTGCCTTTACGCTGTACAGGCAATTTGATTGGTAAAACGGATCAGGCGGTTGTAAAtgagatcaaataaaaatattaaattgtttgaataataacaatagtCATGCTCagttttatattgtattatttatgaatTAACATGATAAAACtttataaaagcaaaaaatacttTCGTGTTTTACGTGAATCAattcaatcaataaaataatgctaatttcttattaaaattaatgcaattataatgattatttttttaatttaataacattttgtatttcttaattATCAATAAACAAATTATGAAATTCTATAAATATGAATGCAaaagctgtatttaaaaaaaaatcatattctgtaatgaaaaaaagattttttttcaggtaaaaatttcatcaaaatatatttgtaatgtttcAAGAAAGTCAaaattttcatgaaaaagttataatttcatcaaaatatatttataatgtttcaagaaaaaaacaaaacaaacaaacaatcagaaTTTTTCATGAAAAGAACATTTCAGGGGAAAATGTGTcgcttttcaagaaaaagtcataatgtaaTGAGAATGAATACTTTAtaggaattttatttttttttcagagaaaaaaaagttgtaatcttaagaaaataaagtttgattttcatgggcaaaaacaatcaagaaaaaagttgcaatgtgagaatacattttcaataggaaagTTTTAATTTCATCCGAATAAATGAGTAAAGTCGAAATATTTTTCGAAGTTTCTTACATAAGAGTCATCCTTTTTCGAGGAACCGAAAAAGCTGTCATAATCTTCAAGATAGAGATTTTTTCTTTCGGGAAAATAATGTGTAGCTTTtcaagtaagaaaaaaaaaaaaaaagtttcattttaCTCAAGAAAACAATTGTACTCTATCAAGAAAAAAGTCCTAATACCAtgcaaattttgtatttttttgggggggggggtgtaaaaaGTCCTACTTTTGAagtaaaaattcaaaaatgttcaagaaaaataaattgtaattgaatttttaataaagttataatttttcaaaaaagcaaaaattcaaatgatttatGGAACAAATCAGATTCTTACAGAAGAATAACTtccatatttttccagaaatctTGGGGCAATTTTTTCTGTAATCTTACCCGTCCTAATTTTGCGAGTGAGCACCGCCTTGAAATCGGTGGTGTCGATCTCCCACGCCAGGGTGGTCTTGCCGTCCCCGCCGACCGTCAGGTCGTCCATATCGCAGTCGCCGTGGGAAACCACGCAGGCTCCCGCCGACTGACCGGGCCGGAAGTCTCGGGCGGATTTGTCGCCGTCGTCCTGCTTTCTCACCGCCCGGTTGAGCAGCGCGAAATCGGAGCACACGGTGTAGAACTTCTCCCGGGAGTGCGTGACCGGGAAGGCTCGGGGCAGCTGGAGCTCGCCGCTGGACGCTCGCCGGCTTACGGCGGCGGAGGCGTCGTGGGCCAGGGAACCGATCAGACGGCGgtcctctccctccctcccgacGGTCTGCCTTTGCATATTTGACGCTTCCGGCGGACCAACGGGACCTTCTGATGTGTTTAGCATGGACGAATCACTTAACCtgagaaaatgtcaaaagaCAGAAATGGTTGCTTATTGACACAAAGATTATTCGTATTCATGCTTTCGCTATACTGTACTAATCGGCCATGACCGATGCATGCAGCGCCTTCAGCTGACACGCCCACAGTCCCgcccttatttttcatgatttcaaagcctaattttaatttttcgtggtgattataatttttttttaattcatttaaatttagcaggctttttaaaaacacatgtgTGGTGTATCAAACTTACAGTacaattttttgtcttctttggtGGGTGTTTAATCCTAATATGATCCTGTACCGCAGgagtgattctcaaaatgtggtactACTGTGACGCAAAAGAATTACTGCCcaggtacagttcagttgtatttaactttgaagttcaaAACACTGGCACTTAATCTTAAACAAGTGTTTGTTCTTAAacgaactgtttgtttttaaacacttaGGGAACATTTCTATTCAACTTTTagatgaaacacattttaatgtcaTCAATATTTAAAGTACTaggttttttcttcttcttcttcttgtataTATAAGCGTAGTGCTAATAGAAGCAACATACTGGACTTTACTATATAAGCTTTCACCCAAGCCATATTCATATGAAAAATAATTGCAtcgtttaataaataaatagatcaataaatgagaggaaaaaaaaaaacatattttacctGAAGTCCCGGAGATGGCTCCAGGCTGAATGTTCCGTTATTTTCGTTCTAAAACGGACTCGTGtgaggttattattattattattcagtgtaaaaatgttaaattcgaGCGGTAGTGATAACACATTAGCAACATTAGCTTGCTTGGACATCAATCAACGCTAGAAACGGACGCTTCCGGATTAGCTGGACCAGACTGAACCATTCTTAAGTAAAGGGGTCACTTAAAAGTCTCACTACACAAATAAGGAATTTAATACAAATTTACTCAAGTGGATACTAAATATGACGATTTATTAATTGGTATTAAGTTGCTTGCATTAAAGTATATTGAGTGACATTTTAATCACAACCATTTAAAATCTACGCCGTATTCTCCCCCTCCTGGAATGATTCCGCCCCTTGGAGCCAATCAAACGAGAGAATTCTGCGTCTCGCATCTGAAGAGAGATTCAAAGTACCCTCGTACGCTGCGGAAAAGTCAAAGTTcattttctcctcttggaaaagtGGCGCTTCTGTTTCACACCGACTGCGAAAGGATAGAAAAGATGTCCGAGAAGCTGCTCGTTATCGACACGGACTGCGGCATCGACGACGCCCAGGCCATCCTGGTGGCCCTGGCGGCGCCGAACGTCCGCGTCGTGGCGGTCACCTGCGTGTTCGGGAACTCCTCTGTGGACAACGTGTGCCAGAATGTGTTCAAAGTGCTTGCAGTGGGGGAGCGAGGACAAGTTGGTTGCATATATGGAAATACTATACTAACGCTGTCATTTtggatttggttttttttccggaggggatttaaaaaaaaaaagaagatagaaatccacatttttggggggggtaaaatgtgaatttctttGCAAGAAagtcaatttttctttttcttttctttggggaaattgggaaaaaaaaaaatctttttgaaaaaaaagtcatttagaaaagaagaaaatatattCCTTGAAGAAAGGAagaccaaaaaaacacaaagatgcataatttctttttttccaataaatcacatttatttctttaagttacatttttccccaagaaaacaaaaatgttccaaCAAAATTGTAACCAGTCATGTGTTGTGAGAAAAAGAGGATTATTTATgagaaatccttttttttttttaacaaaaaggcattttttaaaaggtctatttttgtgttattttagtcattttaagagaaaaacacacagaaaaaaaaaaaatcatacttcTTTGTGAGAAACGGGTGGCAAAAGTCTTATTTCTGTGAGTTAAACGTTATTAgagatttgaaaaaataattcagagaattattttttattttttttgaaaaagtcaaaattctAGCAGGGTggcaaaaaacttttttttttgtttacaataaagcaaatgttttaATTCAAGCCGAAAAAGGTCGTTAAGGcttcattttatgaaaatgaagttacattttattcaagaacaaaaatcatatttttaggCAAAcgactttttatttatatatatattttttttaggaatgatGTCTTTGAACACCTTACAAGCGCTACGTGCGGTTTTCCCCTTGGCAGATCCCGGTGTTCCGAGGTTCCGCAGGGCCTCTTCTCGGGACCGCCACCGACATCCTCTGCGACCACTTTGGCACGGACGGCCTCGGCGACGTTTTGGAGGAAAGGTACCCCCAGTGGGAGGAGAAAATCCAGGCGGAACACGCGGTGACCGCCATGGTGCGCCTGGTGGCGGAGAACCCAAAGCAGGTAAGCATGCACGCCCCTCCCACCTTGGCGGTCCGTTCGTGGCATTCAAAGTGTGGCTTGATGGGCATAGGTGACACTGGTGGCCCTGGGGCCCCTCACCAACCTGGCGCTGGCCGTCAAGATGGACCCAAGCTTCCCTGGAAACCTCAAAGAACTTTACATCATGGGTGGCAACATGGAAGGTAACCAAACCCTCAAAtgagtttattttttgtattttttttggactaaccgaaaaaaaaaaaaatggactagAAGTTTTTGCGGGAAGTGAAGCTGGTTTCATAGGTGCAGCAGCTTACTGGAAATGGGACGTTGGCCCAGTGTTACACtgacaaatgaagaaaaacgcTGAGAGCAATAATGGACTGCTCCAGATTCgtcaaaattggaactaaatATTGATATGATACGCCTGCATTCATTTAACTTAGACAGCAATGGCGTTAACCCATTCTAGTTGTTAAGTGGCTCAGTTTATGTATAAAATTAATATACGTACGTGTACAATAAAATAGATTAtgcaaaaaagtaattttacttTCAGGGAAATAGTTATATTTAATATACGTACatgatttgtgtgtgtaattttgTGCACACGCATTATTTCTTGTGTCTTCATGCTTaaggttgtttttgtgtgtctgtgttgcatttttttgtattttgtgttgtgtgggtgtTCTGTGTATCtgtgcattttgtgtgtttttctttttttccccccatgcgcGCGTGATTCCAGGGGCAGGAAACTTGACACCATGCTCAGAGTTCAACTTCGCTATGGATCCGGAGGCCGCTTACGTGGTTCTGGAGGAGTTTTTATGCCCGACTTATTTGGCGACGTGGGAATACGCCTGCAGAAACGCGCTGTCGTGGGTAAGATGTCAGCACACAATCAACCCTACTAAACAAATTCCCTTATTTGTTGACTCTGAAGCGCCTTTTCGCCGtttatgcactttttaaaaacagcactcATCTGTGTTTGTGGGGGCAGAGGGAGTTCTATTTTCCATGCTTAAACAGTCTTTTAATCTCAACAGTATCTTTAACCACACAACGATCAAAAGGTAACTATAACGTCATTATGCAGCTGGAATGGATTCAATCAAATTTCCATTAGTTTCAATGGGAAGCATTACCTTGATTTGCGAATGTTCAGTTTGAGAACGGGGTCACAGAACAATTTAAATTCATCATCCACTGTATTCCAAAGGATGTCAGTTCCCTCAAGCGTTGCTGTCCTTTTCACTCCTGTGTAGGAATTCTTCGAGGAGCTGACAAGCCAGGACACGGTGGCGTCCCGTTTCATGAAGACCATCACATCTCGCTGCTGGGCCTACTCCCGGGAGGCCCTAAGCAAGAAGCGCGACGTTCACTTCGGGCCGGGCTTCGTCTCGTTCGACTCGTACGCGGTGGCGGCGTGCGTGGATGCCGGCGTGGTGGCCGAGAGCGTGCGATGTCCGGTGCGCGTGGAGCTGCAGGGCGCCATGTGCCGCGGCATGATGGCGCTGGACCGCGTGGGCAGCCTGAACAAGCAGCACAGCGTGACGGTGTTCACCAAATGCCACAAGGACAGGTTGGCACGGCTGCTGGTCGAGTCGCTAAGGCGTTAGGAACCCGGCCGGTGCTGGAAAATAAACACCCAGTCCTTTATTCtaagaaaatgcatttttcgaGAACAAATGAGTATCttttcaataacaaaaataaaggaatttgtTTACCTTCTCAGAAGGTAAAAAAGGcttattctcatttttttaaagtcatgaaAATGTAATCTAATAGTTGGTAGTAGcaatcttgggggggggggggggggggggaatcatatTTAAGAGAATAAAGCTATTGATGGGAGGTATGCATTTGAGAGAGGCGTTTATATTTATCTCAAGTGGTcaatatttgagaaaatacagtaaatacatattCAGCATTTGTGCTCACGAAGATTGAAAGCAAATAATAAAGAGATATCAATGTGAATTAGTAAATACCGAGACCCAGGAGGAGCTGTGCTGAAATCTTTTATTGTAATTTGCTGACAAATGGAGGCCCGGTACAATACAAACCTCAAACTTAAGTACTTTTTGGACTTTTAAAACGGGGAGCCTTTTCTTTAGATGCAAAGCACAGCCAAGGTTGCTGTCCACTCAAAGGCTGCTGTGCAACTGGCTGAATGTCCAATGAACCAATCGTTGCAATAAAACTATGAAAAacgtttttactttttaatactGAACTGAGATTCTGCGTGGCGAACCAAACTTCCAGCCTAACCAGCCGTAACGTCTCATTTTGGAGGGCGAGCACCtctgttaaaacaaataaaagtgttGGCCCCCGTGAATAAAAAGCATCGGGGAAAAACTAACAAAGAGGATGGCGAGTGATCGAAATTCTTCGCGTCACGCTTGCGAAAAATATCGGCTCGGATCGCCGCCTCAAAGTGCCACGGGTGCCGTTTTAAATGGCGTCCTCTGAGGAACTGGGCCAGGGCTCCGAGCTCCGCCGGCTGAGCGTGGGCCGCCACATGCTCCACGGGTTGTACGTGCGGCTCATGTCGGGCGAGGGGGCGGGGGCGGAGACCAGGTGGTCCGTCAGCGTGGACGAATTGGCGGCGGGGGAGTAGGGGCGCAGCGATGACTCTGTGCTCGCCGACCAAATGGAGTTGCCGAAAGTGGCGATGGTGGACCACGGGTTGTGGCTGCTCCCCAGGAGTGACTGCGACACAACATGCAAAAacagggacatttttttttttttaaacgcttgACTTACTGCAAAGCGGCAGTGGACAGGAAGCATCTTACTGAGGTGGGCGCAGTGGGCGAGTTGGAGCTGCTGGGCCAGGAGTGCAGGGTGTCCGCGCTGGGGATGTCCCAGATGGACGACGGCACCGCGGTGTAGTTGGGCCAGCTCGACTGAGGCTCCGACGGCTTCGGGAGGCTCATTCCGCTGAACACTAATCAACAAGGGTTTCAGGAAAAAGACCTTtaaactagggctgcaacttatgattattttattaatcgattcttttttttttttttaatttatttattgatgaaattgcattaaaaaatttGATTTCACCCCCTTATACAAAATATGAATTGATTATAATTCAGTTACTGTTTGGGCcgtacaccaaaaaaaaaaaaaaaggtaaaaatgttagtcattcttttccaaagtaaaagcagatgtttgcaaatgtattttcaataaataaacatgataaTCTTGTTtgcatggaggactacagaaaccAGAATATTTATTGTTGAGGCTGAAAATTTCAAGGATTtcgacaattttaagttaaatgaTTCAAAATAGATTTTGATCATCGATGAGTTGTCGATCAATCCGTTTAAATCTCGCAACTCTACTTTAACAGTGGACAGAGTCTGACcggcttgttaaaaaaaaaatccattcacgcacacacacacacacacacacacacacacgaaaaatgaaaataaaatctgtcCACATGAGAACAGATTAGTCAcagcattatttttaaaatagagTGCCCCAAATGACAAGTTCATCAAGCTACGCCATCACttgctccattttcttttgctttgagTTGCAGTATTGTGCAAGTCAGCAAATAATTGACGCCCGCCCTCCACCCAAAAGGTTTCTCAGGGTCTATAGAAGCCACAAAATGGCCACAAGGCACTTTGTCGAattgaaactcctcaactcacaaacacacttcctgacaccaagatgccaccaaatttttaaaatgagaatacaATTGTAACCTCACGAGACTACCTTTGGGGTTATTGGAGAATTGTGGGGAGGGTCCCTTTATTCAAGAGATGTCATAATCCTACATGAAACATATTATtacaagaaaatatttgaaGGAGAATAAAGTTAGTCGagtttttttctattgttttttttataaacataaaATAGTAATCATTCAATCgtacatttttccagaaaaaacagTTACtcttctgacaatttttttcccccaataaaaATTGCTGTAATCTCATAAATTTCTTTTGCAATAAAAGTCTTGATTCTTTTGAGGATAAAGTTGTATTTATATACAACAAAAGATTGTGAATCTTACAGGATTAAATCTGTATTCTTACCACTTTTTGAggtaagttttattttattctagaAAAATAAGTCAACAAGAGAAAATTGTAATCTTCCAAGAATAAGGTTGtatttaggaagaaaaaaaaaaaactatgcgtGTTCGGACCACATACATGAAGCTGTTGGCTTACCTCCGGTCAGGTTGAAGGAGTTGTTGGGCCCAAAAGCGGAGAAGGAGTTGGCCGAGTGGAAGCCTGGCCTGCCGACTGTGTCGACGGGACTCCAAAACCCTGagctgaaacacaaacaaagacacGTTGGGATTTCTGGATGACGGGATGCTTATTATTGTCTTCAGTACCCATCTGAGCTGTCACTCTCCACTGACGTCTTGTGTGCCAGACTCCTTGATTGGCCCTCGACCCTGCCCAGTCCAGAACCACCTGGTGGTGACAAATACCTTGAGACAAACGTATCATTACAAAGTACACCACGGGTGCCCACGGGACAGACATTTGTGGGCCgcaacggcaaaaaaaaaaaaaaaaaggggggtcgGGAGGGGGGGCAGTCAACGTGAATGTGAAAGTCAGGTTTTTGCTCCTCTCTCGATACAGCTATAGCCCATGTAGTCTTTGCTGTTACAATTTGCCTACGTTATAATATTATACAACTTATTATTGTGAAGTCTcatgtgaaggtttttttttgtttgtgtggagTAATGTAACTACTAATTAGTTCTTTGTGACATGGATTCATGATTGTGTTTATTCTAgttgcatggtgttgatgctttatgatcctcttcGTTTAAAGTGATTTGCTACCATCTTGTGGCCTTTTTAGGAGGGTCGTCAATTCTTCAAAGATTTTCGTTTTTTGTCACAGGGTGAGGTCCCTGTCCCTTATGTAAAATGGTTTTCGCatttttactaaataaaagttaaaGAACATCAGTGGCCCTTGGatctttgtatttttctgtatgtggcgCCTTTGGAGGAAAAAGTTTAGATCCTGCAGTACGGCGAATCACCCGCTCTCACCTGGACTCTTGTCGTAACCAGCGGCCACAGCGGCAAAGGTGGGGTTTCCGTTTTTGCCGGGGAGCGGCGTGGAGCAGCACGCTTTGCTTCCGGGAGCTTTATTGTGGTTCGGGTCGCTGGGACAAAACCAGAGTTTAAATGACAAGAGCGCAGAGAGATGCGCTGTCATGCGTGTGCGCGCGGCGCTCACCTGTTGCTGTTGAGGACGCTGCTGTAGCTGCCGCGGGAGAGCAGGTTGGGGGAGGTGGGCGGTGGGGAGCAAGCCCCTGCCGTGGCCGATCGCTTCAGGAAAGGGTCTGCGTTTAACGTCTGGAGGGAGAGCTGCTGGAGACTGTCTGCTTCTAAGCATTAAAAGTGACACAGCACCACAGTTTTACATCCATTTAAACAGCTCCCAGAATAGCCCTTGTAAGATCAGCCTGTTTTGGGGGGGCTGTCCTGTCTTACACAAATGAGCAACTTCACCTCGACCCCCGTTACAACGCAAGAGTGGATCCTGAGATAAATATAGCTGCAGAGAGTCAAGTATGTGGATAGTTTGGCCATAAGCCTTTTAGCATATGCCTTTTTATTAAACAGTTATTGGGCAAGATTATTACTTCgacaattgacacttttattttaaatgtctaAGAAAAAGTGCAGGGACCTCCCAGGCTCAG is part of the Phyllopteryx taeniolatus isolate TA_2022b chromosome 7, UOR_Ptae_1.2, whole genome shotgun sequence genome and harbors:
- the si:ch211-201h21.5 gene encoding nucleoside hydrolase, with translation MSEKLLVIDTDCGIDDAQAILVALAAPNVRVVAVTCVFGNSSVDNVCQNVFKVLAVGERGQIPVFRGSAGPLLGTATDILCDHFGTDGLGDVLEERYPQWEEKIQAEHAVTAMVRLVAENPKQVTLVALGPLTNLALAVKMDPSFPGNLKELYIMGGNMEGAGNLTPCSEFNFAMDPEAAYVVLEEFLCPTYLATWEYACRNALSWEFFEELTSQDTVASRFMKTITSRCWAYSREALSKKRDVHFGPGFVSFDSYAVAACVDAGVVAESVRCPVRVELQGAMCRGMMALDRVGSLNKQHSVTVFTKCHKDRLARLLVESLRR